The DNA sequence CCGATTCAATGTGGGGCAGCCGAGGCGTCCGGGCAACACGTACCGAACCAGTCCAATGTGGGGCAGCCGCCCTCGGCTGCCACTCGGACCCCTTGAATCGTCAGTTTGCATGGGGGTGTAGACCCTGCGAATCGGACAAGTCGCACGCTCCCTGCGCCTTTTCGGCTCCGCGGGAGCTGCATTCATTCCGGGCCCCCCCTCGCCCCGTCAAAATTAGACAGGGGGTCTCCCAGGCGCAACCCATTGCCCCGCAATCCAGATTCGATGCCGATGCCTGCGCAACCCCTTGAATCGTCAACCCTAGCCCCTAGACCCCTGAACGCACCGGACCGCCTCATTGCGCCCCGGTGAGTCAATGGAGTAGATTCAACGGAGTTCGCGCGTACCCATCTGTATGGGGGTTCGTTGCGCGGGTTGTAGCCAACCTGCGGATGACAACACGGGATGCGCGACCCAATCGCTTAATTGCAACGCACGGAGTCACCAATATGAAGCAGCAAGTCACCCGAAGGACTTTTCTCAAGCAAGCGGCCGCCGTCGGTATCGCCGTTCCTCTGATCGTGCCGAAACTGAGCTTCGCGGCCCCGCCTTCCGGAAAGCTGCAGCACGCCGCAATTGGCGTGGGCGGCCAGGGTGACTATGACCTGGGACAAATTGCCAGCAGCGGCAAGGTCGACATCATTGCGTTGTGCGACATCGACGAGGCCAATCTCAACAAAGCGGCGGCAAAGTACCCGGGCGCGCGGCTGTACCGCGATTGGCGCGAGATGCTGGAAAAAGAGGAAAAGAACATCGATTCGGTGAACGTGGCGACACCGGATCACACGCATGCGCCCGCCTCGATGACGGCAATTCGCAAGGGCAAGCACGTGTATTGCGAAAAACCGCTGACGCACGATGTCTACGAAGCGCGCAAGGTGACGCTCGCGGCACGCAAGAAGGGCGTGGCCACGCAGATGGGCATTCAGATTCACGCCCACGACTTCTATCGCACGGCCGTGCAATGGGTGAAAGAAGGCGCCATCGGCAAAGTAAAAGAATGGCACTCCTGGAGCGCGGCCATCTACACGCGCGAGAACAAGAAGCGCGTCGAAGGCAGCGACCCGGTTCCGGCGACCCTTGACTGGAATCTGTGGCTGGGTACCGCGCCGGTACGTCCGTACAAGAAAGAGATCTATCATCCATTCTGGTGGCGGTGTTACCGCGATTTCGGCGGCGGCGCGACGGGCGACTTCGGGTGTCACATCTTTGACCCCGTATTTACGGCGTTGGATGTCAAAGACCCGCTGACGATTTCCTGCGAAGCGGAATGCGTCAGCGACGAAGTGTGGCCAGCCTGGGTTATCGCAAACTACGTCTTCCCCGGAACCCCGCTCACGTCTGGCAAGACCATTACCGCGACGTGGCGCGACGGCGGCAAAGTACCGCCAAAGGAACTGTCGCCGCATTTGGGCGCGGACTGCGCGTTGCCGCCAAGCGGCTCGATGCTCATCGGCGAAGACGGCACCTTGATCGTCCCGCACGTGGGCGCGCCGCAGTTGTATCCGCTGGAGAAATTCAAGAACTACGCGCAGCCGAAGCTGGAGCCCAAGAATCACTACCACGAGTTTGTCGAAGCGGCGCTGGGCAACGGCGTCGCCGGCGCGAACTTCGATTTCTCCGGGCCAATGGCGGAGGCCGTATTGTTGGCGAACATCGCGAATCGTTTCCCGGGCAAGACGCTCGAATGGAACGCGAAGCGCCTGAAGTTCACCAATTGCCGCGAAGCAAACAAATTCCTGCGGAGAGATTACCGCAGCGGATTTGGCGTTCGAGGTTTATAACCCTACCCAACTAACGAAAAGGACTTCCTGCCATGGAAGGACGTCGGTTGTTGACCGTAGCGGTGGCCGTATGGACCGCGCTCTGGATGGCCGGCTTATGTGCCGCGCAAGCAGGTGAGGCGCCCATGACCAATCCATTCTTTGCAATGTGTACGGGCACGCGCGACGACCAGCACAAGTCGTTTGCGGCGCAAGCGGAGATGCTCAAACAACTCGGCTATGCGGGCACCGACCAACTGGGCACGGAAGGCCTTCCCGAGTACCTCGCCGAGTTGGACAAGCGGGGACTGCGCTTCTTTGCCGTGTACACGACGGTGAACATCGATCCGTCCGACGCACAATGGGAGCCGGGGCTGGAGAAGGCCATTCAGGACCTTAAGGGGCGCGATGCATTCTTGTGGTTGTCGCTGATCAGCAAGAAGCACGGCGTCTCTTCGCCTGACGGCGATCAGAATGCCGTAGACGTCATCACGCGAATCGCCGACATGGCCAAGCCGAACGGTCTGCGCATTGCACTCTATCCGCATACGGCATGCTGGCTCGAGCGCGTCGAAGACGCCGTGCGCGTGGCGCAGAAAGTCAATCGGCCCGATGTCGGCGTGACGTTCAATGAGTGCCACTGGCTGAAGGTGGATGGGAAGGACCTTCGCGCGCGTCTCGAACTGGCCAAACCCTATCTGTTTGTCGTCACGATCAGCGGGGCCGACACCGGGGGAACAGACTGGAAGACGCTGATACAGACGCTGGATCGCGGCAGTTTCAATCAGGGAGAACTACTGTCGATTCTGCGCGAACTGAAGTACACCGGGCCTATCGGCTTGCAGGGGTATGGCATTGGGGGCGACGTGCACGAGAATCTCAGACGATCAATGGAAGCGTGGCGCGCGCTCAGCGCGAGCAACGCGCGGGCTCCTCAACCGGCCAAGTGACGATCTCCAAGTGCCTGCGCGCAGCGCCTTGGGGAAGGGGGAGCGAAATCAGGGGAGGGACTTGGAATGAAGACAGAATCGGATTCGCGTGCCGCGGTGTCTCGCCGTCAATTCATCGGAGGCGCCGCCGCTGCCTCGGCCTTCGCCATCGTGCAGTCAGGCGCGGTCAAAGCGTACGCGGCCAACTCGCGCATCGAATGCGGTGTCATTGGCAACGGCAGCCGCGGCAGAATGATCGCGAACATGGTGAAAGAGCACGGCGGCTACGAGATCACCGCTCTTGCCGATTACTTCCCGGAAGTCGCCGAACGCGTCGGCGAAGAAATGGGAGTACCAAAGAAGCGCTGCTTCAGCGGACTCTCTGGTTACGAAAAACTTCTGAAGAGCAAGGTCGACGCGGTGTTTCTCGAAACGCCGCCCTACTGTTTTCCGGATCACACGACCGCCGCGGTAGACGCCGGTTGCCACGTGTACATGGCTAAACCCCTGGCGAGCGACGTACCGGGGTGCCTTATGGTCGATGCGGCAGGCAAGAAGGCCACGCAGAGCAAGAAGGTGTTCCTCGTCGACTTCCAGACGCGCACCGAACCCTTGTATATCGAGGCCATTAAGCGGGCCCACGCCGGTGAACTCGGCGATATCGCGTTATTGAGCACGATATACGCCGACGACGCGTTCAACGACCCTCCCCTTACCGAGACGATCGAAAGCCGCTTGCAGCATCTGACGTGGGTCAATGACAGTGCGATTGGCGGCGGATACTTCGTCAATGCGGGCATTCACTCCATAGACGTCGCACTCTGGTTAGCCAATGCGAAGCCCGTGAGCGCGGTCGGCGCATCGCGCGCCGCGCGGCGAGACCCGCACGGAGATTCACACGACATTTATTCGATCACCTATCACTTTGAGAACGGCTTGTTGCTCAACCATCGCGGCGAACACCTCAAGAACCGGCACGGGTTCGACAGCACGTGCGTTGCGCATTGCCTGGACGGCTTCCTTGAAACGGGCTATTCCACGAAGGTCCGCATGGTGGGCAAAGAACAAGG is a window from the Candidatus Hydrogenedentota bacterium genome containing:
- a CDS encoding Gfo/Idh/MocA family oxidoreductase, which translates into the protein MKQQVTRRTFLKQAAAVGIAVPLIVPKLSFAAPPSGKLQHAAIGVGGQGDYDLGQIASSGKVDIIALCDIDEANLNKAAAKYPGARLYRDWREMLEKEEKNIDSVNVATPDHTHAPASMTAIRKGKHVYCEKPLTHDVYEARKVTLAARKKGVATQMGIQIHAHDFYRTAVQWVKEGAIGKVKEWHSWSAAIYTRENKKRVEGSDPVPATLDWNLWLGTAPVRPYKKEIYHPFWWRCYRDFGGGATGDFGCHIFDPVFTALDVKDPLTISCEAECVSDEVWPAWVIANYVFPGTPLTSGKTITATWRDGGKVPPKELSPHLGADCALPPSGSMLIGEDGTLIVPHVGAPQLYPLEKFKNYAQPKLEPKNHYHEFVEAALGNGVAGANFDFSGPMAEAVLLANIANRFPGKTLEWNAKRLKFTNCREANKFLRRDYRSGFGVRGL
- a CDS encoding sugar phosphate isomerase/epimerase; this encodes MEGRRLLTVAVAVWTALWMAGLCAAQAGEAPMTNPFFAMCTGTRDDQHKSFAAQAEMLKQLGYAGTDQLGTEGLPEYLAELDKRGLRFFAVYTTVNIDPSDAQWEPGLEKAIQDLKGRDAFLWLSLISKKHGVSSPDGDQNAVDVITRIADMAKPNGLRIALYPHTACWLERVEDAVRVAQKVNRPDVGVTFNECHWLKVDGKDLRARLELAKPYLFVVTISGADTGGTDWKTLIQTLDRGSFNQGELLSILRELKYTGPIGLQGYGIGGDVHENLRRSMEAWRALSASNARAPQPAK
- a CDS encoding Gfo/Idh/MocA family oxidoreductase codes for the protein MKTESDSRAAVSRRQFIGGAAAASAFAIVQSGAVKAYAANSRIECGVIGNGSRGRMIANMVKEHGGYEITALADYFPEVAERVGEEMGVPKKRCFSGLSGYEKLLKSKVDAVFLETPPYCFPDHTTAAVDAGCHVYMAKPLASDVPGCLMVDAAGKKATQSKKVFLVDFQTRTEPLYIEAIKRAHAGELGDIALLSTIYADDAFNDPPLTETIESRLQHLTWVNDSAIGGGYFVNAGIHSIDVALWLANAKPVSAVGASRAARRDPHGDSHDIYSITYHFENGLLLNHRGEHLKNRHGFDSTCVAHCLDGFLETGYSTKVRMVGKEQGEFGGEVKALYQQGAIRNIDTFHKNVTNGVYDNPTIEPSVTATLATILGREACRKGQLLTWDDMIKQNERLEVNLSGLKA